AAGTTAAAATCTATTAACTTACTAAATCATCCTTATCTATTTGATCCAAATAAATATGACATGCTGAATTCCTCTTTTCTAAGGATTTAGTCTTTTGCCACTCTTTCTTTTTGGCATCATAGTATAGGTCATTGTTATTAAAACTTCACCACCAAAGGATGCGGTGGGATGGTTGGGATCCCTCCGCTCTTAGCCAGGGGCTCGAACTCGAGCCCCAAGAATGGAGAATTTCTTGGTAGGGAGTACTTAACTCCCTTAGTTGGCCTATCCTGCGGATATCTGGATTAGTCGGGCCAGTGAGTTGCAGAAACCAGATAGTTAAAACGAATTAAAAGAAAGATCATAACATGGTTTTTGTGGCTGCAATCGGATGGTAATGGCCGCATATTGAGAAGACTGAATGTGAATTCCATCAGTATTTGGACTATTTCTTGGAGATTGTGAGTTCTATCTAAGACAGAGAGATAATTCCCCCGTCAATAGACACTCCTCCATCAATTTCTAGCCTATGTTATCTGCAAACTTTTATACTAAATCTTCCAATTTCTAGCCTATGTTATCTGCAAACTTTTATGTTATCAGATGATACATGTATATATCCCTATCTGACCTTTGTTTTTTTCTTGTGCCTTTCacgtttttaattaatttaaaaatatttatacctaCCTAGCTAATACAAGACGAGCAACTGTATGTAATattaataggtggtaaaaaaacttcagctctagagctgaaatttttgtgttgtaactgaaAACTTCAGGTCTAGTATGTAATATTAATAGGTGGTAAAACACCTCAGCTCTAGTATGTAATAATGAACACTCTTTGTCGGGACTCTTTTtacttcttttaagtttgaatacCCTTTCCCTGGCTTCGCCACTTGCATCGCATACATACAGAGGCACATGGCTTATGCTGCTATTACTTCTTTTATGAGCACCATACAACAATCAATGGAATCGACTGGACTTGTGATGCAATTGTTCTATGAAAAGCTTGAATCCTTGAGAGCTATTATGGAGAATTCATGCAATATAACAGGTGATCATGAGGCATTAACAAGCTTGGATGCGCAAATTGCAGAGCTAGCAGACGAATCAGAATATAAGGTTGACTTGGAATCAAGAAATATTATTTTGcccgaaaatgaaaaaaaaaagagcttttGTGAATCTTTATAGCCTCGTAAAAGAAGTAGTAGGACACATTGATTCAACGATGAAGAAGTGGATGGAAATTCAAAACAACCTCAAGAACATCCAAGATCTTAAAGCACAAAATTTGTCTCTTGTTAGTACCTCACGACATGGCTTAGAGCCTGATGATAAGATGGTTGGCCTTGAAAATGAATTCGAGATGATGCAGGATCAACTTGCTAGAGGAGCAAGGGAACTAGAAGTTGTCTCACTTGTCGGGATGGGGGGCATCGGCAAGACAACTTTGGcaaacaaaatctatagtgatccaTTCATTATGTCTCACTTTGACATTCGTGCAAAAGCAATTTTTTCACAAGAGTACTATGCCAGAAATGTGCTTCTAGGCCTTCTTTCTTCTATAAGTGAAAAGATCGATGAATTCCATGAGCAGCAAAATGATGATCAACTAGCAGACCGACTACAAAAGCTTCTAAAATATGGGAGTTACTTGATAGTCATTGATGATATATGGACTAGAGAAGCATGGGATAGTATAAAACGATGTTTCCCAGACTGTAACAATGGGAGTCGAATACTCATGACCACGAGGAATGTGGAGGTGGCTGAATGTGCTAGCTCAGGTAAGACTCCTTATCATATGCGCCTCATGAATTTTAATGAAAGTTGGAGTTTGTTGTACGAAAAGGTCTTTGTGAAAGACTATTTTTCCCCTGAATTTGAACAACTTGGCAAAAAAATTACACTAAACTGTGGAGGATTACCTCTAGCACTTGTTTTGATTGCCGGACTTCTCTCCAAAATTGGTAAATCATTGGATGAGTGGAAAAGTATTGTCAAGAATGTAAGTTCAACGGTAAACACAGGGGTTAATGTCCAATACATGAGGGTGGTTGCATTAAGTTACCATTACTTGCCTCATCACCTAAAACCGTGCTTTCTATATTTTGCAATCTTCCAAGAGGATGAACTGATTTTAGTCAATAAACTTGTGGAATTATGGGCAGCAGAGGGATTTATGAAGGTGGAAGAGAGGAAAAGCATAGAAGAAGTGGCAGAAAAATGCCTAAAAGAACTTATAGATAGAAGTTTAATTTCCAACCgcaatttgagatttgatggaaaAATTGAGATTTGTGGAATGCATGATTGAGAAACATGAACATTGTGAATGTTACGAGGGAAGAGAAGTATCAAAATTCATATGTGCAATCTATGCATCTTTCCTCTAAGAGTCGAGGTCGGATCAGTATCCAAGTGATCAAGCATGAGTATATTACTGAGAAAATACTGGCAAGGTATCCTAAAAATGAATTTCGTTCTATTATCAGTTATAGACAAACAATGTTCATACCAAAGATGTTGCACTTCAAGCTAGTAAGAGTACTAGATCTTGCTTTAATGAGATTTTCTGCTTTTCCCAGTTCGATTCTAGATTTAATTCACTTGAGATACCTAGCTTTGACGCTTTCTCCTAGCTTGCAGCATTATTTAGGAGAAGAGATTTCCTCATCTTTTTCAGTAGACATTCCTCCATCGATATCTAGCTTATGTTATCTGCAAACTTTTATACTTAAACCTTTACAGCCTAAGACCCGGCAACATCCTCTGGTATTACCATATGAAATTTTGACGATGCCACAATTGAGGCACCTCCATTTGGACTGGAATTACTTGCAGTATCATGAGCCTACAGAGAAAAGTTTAGTTCTGAAAAATTTACAATGTCTGTCTGGATGGAATCCTTGGCATTGTACTAGGTCCGTCTTCAGACAATTTCCAAATTTAAAGAAGTTGCAAATATGTGGCATCTGGGAAGACTTTCGTACTCGCAAGGACCTTTATGGTTTTCATTACTTAGATAAGCTCGAGGAATTAGATTTTGTTCTTACTTATTCAGGTTATGCTTGCTTTCTGGAAAGCATTACATCTTCAGGCCTTTTGAGGTTCACGAGGCAAAAATTACGAGCAATTTTTCTGGACAGACCATCTTGGGCCCTTCCTCCTACAGAAACATTTCCATATCCAATCCTTCCTCCTCTAGATGCTTTTCCGCAGAACCTCAAGAAACTAGCTTTTTACGGGACTTGTTTTCAGTGGAAGGATTTGAGCTTTGTTAGTAAATTGCCCAAACTCGAAGCCCTTAAACTGGGAATTAGTGCCTGCATAGGCGTGGAGTGGAAGGTAGTTAAGGATGGTTTTCCTAGCTTGAAGTTTTTGCTACTGGACCATTTGGAGTTTCGCTACTGGAGAGCTAGTTGTGATCACTTTCCATGCCTTGAACGGCTATTTCTTGAATATTGCTGGGATTTGGATTCAATCCCTCAAGATTTTGCAAATATAACTGATAGGACCAAACCTgttgttgtatgtgaaagtagacaaaacaaaagaaagaaaaatcaaaaagagatgaaaatatgatataagcgcttacatcgacattcttGTGATGTAAGCACTTATCtcagcattcttatgatgtaagcgcttacattggcattcttatgatgtaagcgcttacctcggcaGGGCATTTAAATGCTtataaataggggtctacattttcatttgtagatcatcccaaaacttcttctttctctcttcaattaataaagagctattctttgtgtggccgtagagtaggcaaaaattgccgaaccacgtaaatcttgtcttgtcttgtcttgtgcaatttattgtttCTCTCCTAAATATCATTTTCCTTCTATTATCTTGACATGCTTActcaacaattggtatcagagcacagacaGTGTAATCATGGTAGAAAAGTACAGTATTGGTACAGGtactattcacaagaatagtgcGACACTATTGATCATCGTTACTATTCACAAGCACTATtcacataaattatttttgtgaaaaatggcatcggaagaagggaaggttaagattgacaagttcaatggcaaagattttggattctggaaaatgcaaatagaggactatttgtaccagaaaaaattacacttacctcTGACCGAGGTGAAACCGGAGACTATGTCCAAAGCGGATTGGGATCTATTAGATCGCCAAGCTCTTGGTGTGATTCGTTTGACGCTAACACGAAATGTGGCGTTTAACATCATTAACGAGAAGACCACTGCAAGCCTGATGAAGGCGTTATCAAATATGTAGGAGAAGCCATCtgcttcaaataaagtctatttgatgcGTCGATTGTTCAACTTAAAAATGACAGAAGGTGGATCAGTCACGGAACATATCAATGAGTTTAATACaatattaactcagttgagttctgTTAATATAACAATTGATGACGAAATCAGGGCGTTGATTCTACTATCATCTCTACCAGAGAGTTGGTCTGCAACAGTAACTGCAGTTAGCAGTTCATCAGGAAGTACCAAACTCAAATTGAATGATAtcagagacttggttctaagcgaAGATATTCGCCGAAGAGAATCAAGTGATTCCCCAGGATCTGCTTTTAGTACCGAAAGCAGGGGGAGAATCAACCAAAGAGGACAGATTTATGGTCGTGGCAGatcaaagtcaaggagaagaggACAATCCAAAAATCGCAAGGACATTACTTGTTGGAATTGCGATAAAAAGGGTCACTACAGTAGTCAATGTAGagaaccaaagaagaagaaggaagaaaattcaGCAAATGTAATTGTTGAACAAGTTGGTGATGCATTAATTTGTTGTGCAGACAGTCCAGTCGAATCTTGGATTCTGGACTCAGGTGCATCCTTTCACTCTACATCATGCAAAATattattgcataattatattgctggaaaatttgggaaagtttATCTAGCAGACGGCGAACCTCTCGACATTGCCGGAAAATGTGAAgttcatataaagacttcacaaggCACGCTATGGAAATTGCAAAATGTACGACATGTTCCTAGCctcaagaaaaatctgatatctATGGGTCAGATTGACGATGAAGGATATACAACAACATTCGGCAACGGAtcgtggaagataaccaaagggaatttggttgtggcatgAGGCTTCAAAAGGGGAACACTGTATGTAACTACAATAGAAAGAGATACTATAACAACAGTTGATCATGGTCGTGATACAACATTGTGGCACCGGAGGCTCGggcatatgagtgagaagggaatGAAGCTTTTGGCATCCAAAAAGAAGTTGTCAAACCTAAAACATGTTGAATTAGGTTTGTGCGAAGATTGCATTTAcgggaaacaaaagagagttagtttctcaaagGTGGGAAGGACGCCAAAGAAAGAGAAGCTGGAACTAGTGCATACAGATGTGTGGGGACCAGCTCCTGTAACCtctctaggaggctcacgctattatgtcaccttcattgatgattccaCAAGAAAGTTATGGgtttattttctaaaaaataaatctGATGTATTTGTTACCTTTAAAAGATGGAAAGCTGAAGTTGAAAATCAGACAAGTCTAAAGTTAAAATGTCTGAAGTCTGACAATGGAGGAGAGTATGATAGCCAAGAGTTCAAAGCATTTTGCTCGGAGAATGGGATCAGAATGatcaagacagttcctggaacaccggaacaaaatggtgttgctgagaggatgaacagaaccctgaatgaacgagccagaagtatgagaatacattctggattgccgaagtatttttgggctgagaCTGTTAACACGGCAGCTTACCTCATAAATAAGGGACCCTCTGTACCgctgaattttgaaattcctgaGGATGTATGGACAGGAAAGGAGGTAACTTTCTCACATCTGAAATTTTTTGGTTGTGTTGCTTATGTGCATGTAAACTCTAATGATAGAGATAAGCTTGATCCTAAAGCAAAGAAATGTTTCTTTATTGGCTATGgtgattgtgagcacgtgatttttgattcacgataattactccaaaagaaatcgaaagatAAAGCAAGTTACCTTCGTGTACAATCTTGAGAGTTTGCGTGACATTTTAGTAattattttgtccgtaaatgtttaccttgttgcagtttaattaaaaatacaaaaatacttgttgcatgcatatttaggattaaTTGAGcctttaagaattaattaaaccataatttggttttaaaaagcgaaaatcacaaaaatatgcatttttattctatttgttgtcatcgtgtgattttattaaatgttttaatttgtgtgttaattgtcgttaagtgttaattaatatctgtgtagtttaattttggttgttatttaattaggaatttttctctaaagaaaagagtgcaaaaaattgaagaaaatatcgGATTTGGGCTTCACAATTAAACCAAAAGAGCAGGCCCAATGTGTGTAATAACCCAGTCCAGGACCAGGTCTCTCAGCCGtctcccaaacgacgtcgtttggatgctttcaatctggaccattgatcaGTCAGATCTAACAGTCCAGTTCAGTTCTTTCATTAATCCAAACGACGTTGTATGATTACAATCAATCATGGCCGTCTTTTCCCTTTAATCCAACGGCCCCGATCAATCCTCTATACCCGACCCACTTCATCCCAGAGACCGACCCAGTCTCATTTAATCAAACGGCACCGTTTCCCCCTTAACGaaagatcctggccatcgatcCCACCTCATCTAACGGCCAGGATCAATTACCTCACCCCGTATATAAGTCCTAAACCATACCCCGCACCCCCCATAGCCATACCCCCCCTTCACCTCTTCGTCTTTGAACCTTCAAAGATCAAACATGTCCGCCGCCTTCAACCACCGTcttccgcccaccggaaatcgcctcacggcggttccggtggtccaaatgaCCCCAGcttaacaccctcgactcctcttAACCTCCCCATTCCAAATCCATAACCCATATCtctcgaatcaggccccaacgtctcgaatcttcgattgaaggttggcctgaaaacccaaCCCTTTTCGATGgctaccaaattaacaccatagcttcTCCTGACTATCCTCGTTATAGATCCGGTAGTAGTTTAGGTCGAATCttcctggaactgctcgaatcttcattttgAAGATTCGAacaaaacctaaaactaccctaatgtaccccaaaatcacaccagtcACTCTCCTGACCTCACTtgtaaccaaaccaaacttggtttggttcgaatctgacgAGAAATGATCAAGCCCCAAATTAgaccttcaagaaccctaaaattccaaatcatggaatcTGTCCAAATTTAATAAAAGTTtcgggtctaatcgaccttaatcgaagtattttcagttgagaatacttcgactaaggtctgttcgaTCTCAAAGTGTCTGAATCAGAGTTTCAAAGACTGGGTCCGTATAATTTTGTTATTATGAggtatttccttttctttccttcGTATTTGCTTCTCTACATATCTGTTTATCTGctgtattaattttaaaatttcttttgGTCAATTGACCTTGTTCATATTCAATaggatcaattctgtcatttgtTTAGGTTCGATATGATTGTTATGTGTTGTAATTTGTATAATCGATTAATGAGttgcgtcgattaattagtttccagtTAATCTATGTTTCTGTCAATACCACTGAAATTGCCTGTGAATTGCCTAATTGTCTGGGGTCTGATTGTTTAGTATCAGTTGTTGTAAGCAGTCTATTAATTAGTTTCGTCAATTAATTCACTCTCGTTTGTTAAA
Above is a window of Nicotiana tabacum cultivar K326 chromosome 8, ASM71507v2, whole genome shotgun sequence DNA encoding:
- the LOC142163519 gene encoding putative late blight resistance protein homolog R1B-16, translating into MKKWMEIQNNLKNIQDLKAQNLSLVSTSRHGLEPDDKMVGLENEFEMMQDQLARGARELEVVSLVGMGGIGKTTLANKIYSDPFIMSHFDIRAKAIFSQEYYARNVLLGLLSSISEKIDEFHEQQNDDQLADRLQKLLKYGSYLIVIDDIWTREAWDSIKRCFPDCNNGSRILMTTRNVEVAECASSGKTPYHMRLMNFNESWSLLYEKVFVKDYFSPEFEQLGKKITLNCGGLPLALVLIAGLLSKIGKSLDEWKSIVKNVSSTVNTGVNVQYMRVVALSYHYLPHHLKPCFLYFAIFQEDELILVNKLVELWAAEGFMKVEERKSIEEVAEKCLKELIDRSLISNRNLRFDGKIEICGMHD